From bacterium, one genomic window encodes:
- the rfaE1 gene encoding D-glycero-beta-D-manno-heptose-7-phosphate kinase translates to MPHRSQEIIARFSDLRLAVVGDAMVDRFLWGEVDRISPEAPVPVVRLRKETVKLGGAANVAANIRALGAEVELFAVVGTGETSRTLAGLLDERGIAATGLLSVDGRRTTLKTRIIAHHQQVVRADVEADETLDEDRRDELVRRLRYSGPFDAIVLSDYGKGVLTDDVLRAVITMAAAAETPVVVDPKNGDYAQYRGCTSLTPNQKEAGAAAAIPIVDPDSLQRAALVLLERTGARSVLITRGEHGMALFEGSDEHHLPTEARDVFDVTGAGDTVVAVYTAALAAGATFLEAANLANHAAGLAVAELGTAEISSAQLIEAVQR, encoded by the coding sequence ATGCCGCATCGCAGCCAGGAAATCATCGCACGCTTCAGCGACCTCCGTCTGGCCGTCGTAGGCGACGCGATGGTCGACCGCTTTCTCTGGGGCGAGGTGGATCGCATCAGCCCCGAAGCGCCGGTGCCCGTGGTCAGGTTGCGCAAAGAGACCGTCAAGCTGGGCGGTGCGGCCAACGTCGCCGCCAACATACGGGCCCTGGGCGCAGAGGTTGAACTGTTCGCCGTCGTCGGCACCGGCGAAACCTCGCGTACCCTGGCGGGATTGCTCGACGAGCGGGGAATCGCCGCCACGGGACTGCTGAGTGTGGACGGTCGCCGCACCACCCTGAAGACGCGCATCATCGCACATCACCAGCAGGTGGTCAGGGCGGATGTCGAGGCGGATGAGACGCTGGATGAGGATCGTCGCGACGAGCTGGTCCGCCGGCTGCGCTACAGCGGGCCCTTCGACGCCATCGTGCTAAGCGACTACGGCAAGGGTGTGCTGACGGACGATGTCCTGCGCGCCGTGATCACCATGGCCGCCGCCGCCGAGACGCCCGTCGTGGTGGACCCGAAGAACGGGGACTATGCCCAGTACCGCGGTTGCACCTCACTGACTCCCAACCAGAAGGAAGCCGGTGCCGCCGCCGCCATACCCATAGTGGATCCCGACTCCCTGCAGCGCGCCGCGCTGGTGCTGCTGGAACGAACGGGCGCCCGTTCCGTGCTGATCACGCGGGGCGAACACGGCATGGCCCTGTTCGAGGGTAGCGATGAGCATCATCTGCCCACGGAAGCTCGAGACGTCTTCGACGTCACCGGCGCCGGCGATACGGTCGTCGCGGTGTACACGGCCGCTCTGGCCGCGGGCGCCACTTTCCTGGAAGCCGCGAATCTCGCGAACCACGCCGCCGGCCTCGCCGTGGCCGAGCTCGGCACGGCGGAGATTTCGTCCGCACAGCTCATCGAAGCGGTGCAGCGGTGA
- a CDS encoding adenylyltransferase/cytidyltransferase family protein, producing the protein MLERAELAAWAARVRARGKSIVFTNGCFDLIHRGHVEYLAEAAACGDILLVAVNSDASVRALKGHRRPLVPAADRCAVLQYLRPVAALTIFDQPTPLETITLVKPDVLVKGDEYAEDEIVGAPEVRSWGGDVVRVRMRTGCSTSGLIESIRRLP; encoded by the coding sequence CTGCTGGAACGTGCGGAACTCGCCGCCTGGGCGGCGCGCGTACGCGCCCGCGGCAAGAGCATCGTGTTCACGAACGGGTGTTTCGATCTGATCCACCGCGGTCATGTGGAGTACCTGGCGGAAGCCGCGGCCTGTGGGGATATCCTGCTGGTGGCCGTGAACTCCGATGCCTCGGTGCGTGCCCTGAAGGGGCACCGACGTCCCCTCGTACCCGCGGCCGACCGTTGTGCCGTGTTGCAGTATTTGCGCCCCGTTGCGGCACTTACCATATTTGATCAGCCTACGCCGCTGGAGACCATCACGCTCGTCAAGCCGGACGTGCTGGTCAAGGGCGACGAGTATGCAGAGGACGAGATCGTCGGCGCGCCTGAGGTGCGATCCTGGGGAGGCGACGTGGTACGCGTGCGCATGCGAACAGGATGTTCCACGAGCGGGCTGATCGAGTCCATCAGGCGCCTGCCCTGA
- a CDS encoding cyclic 2,3-diphosphoglycerate synthase: MSREKIIIIGAAGRDFHNFNCVYRDNEKYEVVAFTAAQIPDIDGRAYPPELAGKLYPNGVPIEAEEDLPRLIAEHDVETCIFSYSDISHEDVMHKAAMVNACGADFKMLGERLTQIESSKPVVAICAVRTGCGKSQTTRRVSEILQAAGLKVAAIRHPMPYGDLAKQVVQRFATLDDLTKHDCTIEEMEEYEPHIVRGNVIFAGVDYEAILREAEKEADIILWDGGNNDTPFYKPDLHIVVADPHRAGHELTYYPGETNVRLADVVIINKVVEAQFDQIEEVRENVRSINSGCVIIEAASPLTVDHPELILGKRVLVVEDGPTLTHGGMTYGAGVIAALRCGAADLVDPRPWVTGKLAETFEIYPEIGSLLPAMGYGAQQIQDLEKTINAVECDAVVIGTPIDLTRVVDIDKPVARVAYDLQEIGSPDLRAMLAKFID; encoded by the coding sequence ATGAGCCGGGAAAAGATCATCATCATCGGCGCCGCCGGGCGCGACTTCCACAACTTCAACTGTGTCTACCGCGACAACGAGAAGTACGAAGTCGTCGCTTTCACGGCCGCTCAGATACCGGACATCGACGGCCGGGCCTATCCGCCGGAACTTGCGGGCAAGCTCTATCCCAATGGCGTGCCCATCGAGGCCGAAGAGGACCTGCCGCGGCTAATCGCGGAGCACGACGTGGAGACCTGCATCTTCTCCTACAGCGACATCTCCCATGAGGATGTCATGCACAAGGCCGCTATGGTCAACGCCTGTGGCGCCGACTTCAAGATGCTGGGGGAGAGGTTGACCCAGATCGAGAGCAGCAAACCCGTAGTCGCCATATGCGCCGTGCGCACTGGTTGCGGCAAGAGCCAGACCACCCGACGCGTCAGCGAGATCCTGCAGGCCGCCGGGCTCAAGGTCGCGGCCATCCGCCACCCCATGCCGTACGGCGACCTGGCCAAGCAGGTCGTGCAGCGCTTCGCCACCCTCGACGACCTGACCAAGCACGATTGCACCATCGAGGAGATGGAGGAGTACGAGCCCCACATCGTGCGCGGCAACGTGATCTTCGCCGGCGTCGATTACGAGGCGATCTTGCGCGAGGCCGAGAAGGAAGCCGATATCATCCTCTGGGACGGCGGCAACAACGACACGCCGTTCTACAAGCCCGATCTGCACATCGTCGTAGCCGATCCGCACCGTGCCGGCCACGAGCTGACCTACTACCCCGGCGAGACCAACGTCCGGCTGGCCGACGTGGTCATCATCAACAAGGTCGTCGAAGCCCAGTTCGATCAGATCGAGGAGGTCCGCGAGAACGTGCGCAGCATCAATTCCGGCTGCGTCATCATCGAGGCCGCCTCGCCGCTGACGGTCGACCACCCCGAACTGATCCTCGGCAAGAGAGTGCTGGTCGTCGAGGACGGCCCGACCCTGACCCACGGCGGCATGACCTACGGCGCCGGCGTCATCGCGGCCCTGCGCTGCGGCGCCGCCGACCTGGTCGATCCGCGTCCCTGGGTCACCGGCAAGCTCGCCGAAACCTTCGAGATCTATCCCGAGATCGGCTCCCTGCTGCCGGCCATGGGTTATGGCGCACAGCAGATCCAGGATCTCGAGAAGACGATCAACGCCGTCGAGTGCGACGCCGTCGTCATCGGCACGCCCATCGACCTGACGCGGGTGGTCGACATCGACAAGCCCGTGGCCCGCGTCGCCTACGATCTGCAGGAGATCGGCAGCCCAGATCTCCGGGCGATGCTGGCGAAGTTCATCGATTGA